CCGCGGCCTCGTTAAGAAGGGCTATAAGGCTGACCTTGTTGTCTTTGATCCAAACAATGTAACCGACCGGGCGACCTATGAGGATCCTGTCCAGTATCCTATAGGTATCTCACACGTTATTATTAACGGCAAACTGGTGATTCATGATAACATACACACACAGGCACGGCCGGGGTGTGTGATCGGGAGACGGTAAAACAGGTAGGGTAGGGGAATTTTCCCATGATAAAACGAGACCTTAAGTGCAGTAGCTTTTCAACAGCCTGCTGAAATGAAAACGAGGGAAATGATGGGTGTTTATAAATTGGAAAACATGACCTGGCCTGAAATCCGCTCTGAGATAGACAGGGGGCGGGACACTGTTGTTGTCTGTTTTGGTTCTAACGAACAGCATGGAAGGCATTTACCTACAGGCACGGACGCCATTGTGGCCGACAGGATTGGATTGGGCCTTGCAGAACGACTTGGGGCTTTTCTGGCTCCGACCTATCGAGTAGGATGTTCCAGACATCATATGGCCTTTGCCGGTACTATTACTCTGGAAGAGGAGACCTTTAAACAAGTGGTTATTGATACGGTGAGGAGCCTGTTGCATCACGGTTTTAAAAAGATCGTGCTCGTACCGACCCATGGCGGGAATTTCAAACCACTGGGCGATGCGATGGAACAACTGGAAGTAGAGGAAGATGCAAAGGTAATCGCTTACACTGACCTCGACGGCCTGATGGAAAACGCATTCGAGCAGGCGAGCGCAAAGGGGATAACCGAGGGTCAAGCCGGGATACATAGCGGCGAGTGGGAGACCTCTTTGATGCTCGAAATAGCGCCTGAACTCGTAAAAATGAATGAAGCAGTGGCAGGTAATCTGGACGAATTGGCGGAGATCAAAGAAAAATTGCACCAAGGTACTCACCTTGTGG
This region of Deltaproteobacteria bacterium genomic DNA includes:
- a CDS encoding creatininase family protein, which encodes MKTREMMGVYKLENMTWPEIRSEIDRGRDTVVVCFGSNEQHGRHLPTGTDAIVADRIGLGLAERLGAFLAPTYRVGCSRHHMAFAGTITLEEETFKQVVIDTVRSLLHHGFKKIVLVPTHGGNFKPLGDAMEQLEVEEDAKVIAYTDLDGLMENAFEQASAKGITEGQAGIHSGEWETSLMLEIAPELVKMNEAVAGNLDELAEIKEKLHQGTHLVDENGVIGDPRLATAEKGRDYLEATIDLICRKIKESF